One region of Halohasta litchfieldiae genomic DNA includes:
- a CDS encoding mechanosensitive ion channel family protein produces MIRFGQLLQTTSGETEADALAQLLPGWLQFPGHRLLMALLVVAAGIWLSKLLVRLLGRPIARRFTRQSVAQTVLGGVRGLTIGGSIIVAGSLVGLRIGDIVLSVTVFSAVVGIILAPIVGNILNGFFVLADQPFEIGDMIELDDETRGFVDDITIRYTKMFTLDNTFLVIPNGNIRERDVTNYSAEDERTRLSLDVLVTYESDIPEARRLMERAARDTTDVIQGGPDIRVGSARYPANPGCLIADYADNGILLRLRYWVTKPYKIATVHSEVRTKIREAFAAADATVEMAYPHQQLVFDDNSGEAQVAIREAAATAATDPVSPDAAGDAESTEPTTESTSPADPVSSPTDGEFGGSIPSSDERPQSDGSTATDGDSS; encoded by the coding sequence ATGATCCGCTTCGGGCAGTTGCTACAGACGACTTCGGGAGAGACCGAAGCTGACGCGTTGGCACAGCTACTGCCCGGCTGGCTCCAGTTCCCGGGCCACCGACTGCTGATGGCCCTGCTTGTGGTCGCGGCCGGTATCTGGCTCTCGAAACTACTGGTGCGGCTGTTGGGTCGACCCATCGCCCGCCGGTTTACCCGACAGAGCGTTGCCCAGACCGTCCTCGGCGGGGTTCGCGGCCTCACTATCGGCGGCTCGATCATCGTGGCTGGCTCGCTGGTCGGACTTCGAATCGGTGATATCGTCCTCTCGGTGACGGTCTTTTCGGCCGTCGTCGGTATTATCCTCGCGCCCATCGTCGGCAACATCCTTAACGGGTTTTTCGTGCTGGCCGACCAGCCCTTCGAGATCGGCGATATGATCGAACTCGACGACGAGACCCGCGGCTTCGTCGACGATATCACGATCCGATACACGAAGATGTTCACCCTCGATAACACCTTTCTGGTGATTCCGAACGGGAACATCCGCGAGCGGGACGTGACCAACTACTCCGCCGAGGACGAACGAACCCGACTCTCGCTGGACGTACTGGTCACCTACGAGTCCGACATTCCTGAGGCCCGTCGACTGATGGAGCGGGCGGCCAGAGACACCACCGATGTAATTCAGGGCGGTCCCGATATCCGGGTCGGGAGCGCACGGTATCCCGCCAATCCGGGCTGTCTTATCGCTGATTACGCCGATAACGGAATCTTACTTCGGCTCCGCTACTGGGTGACGAAACCGTACAAGATCGCTACCGTTCACTCCGAGGTCCGCACCAAGATTCGAGAGGCGTTCGCCGCCGCCGACGCGACCGTCGAGATGGCCTACCCACACCAACAGCTCGTCTTCGACGACAACAGCGGCGAGGCGCAGGTCGCAATCCGCGAGGCTGCCGCCACAGCAGCCACCGACCCCGTCTCACCGGATGCCGCTGGAGACGCGGAGTCGACCGAGCCAACCACCGAATCGACCAGCCCGGCCGACCCCGTATCTTCGCCGACTGACGGGGAATTCGGTGGCTCGATCCCGTCATCCGATGAGAGACCACAATCGGATGGGTCGACCGCAACCGACGGCGACTCGTCATAG